ACGTCACAGTCGTCCAGATTCAGATAAACCTCTTTATCTCTGCACTGACCAATCACATAAGACAGAGCACAACTCTGATGAGAATCGAGATCCACTTCTGGTTCAATCTGATGGTTCATCTTCTCCAGGAACATTAAACAGGCTTTAGGAGACTGGAGCTCATACAAGCACTGACACACATGGAGAAGATCAAACTCTTCACTCTCACTCTGAGCCTGAAGAAACGTGTCCAAAAGCTTCTCAATCAGCAGGTCAGATGTTTTCTTTATCTGATCCTCTGGGAAGAGACACTTGAGGAGTCTGGTGTGGTGTTCACTCAGAAGTCCACATAATAAAGGAAGAACATGTCTCATGTGTTTATGCTCCTCAGTCTGACAGAGCTGTAGGACTTTCTCAATTTCATCTGGATGTCCAAGAAGCCACAAAGCCGAGAAGAATTCCTGCATTGTGTTGTGGAGAAACGCACAGTGTGTAGTTGCAGATGTTGGAGAGTCTGTTGTTGTGATCATTTTCAGAAAAGCATGACAAATATCCGTCTCATCACTGCTAAAATCTGAAAGGTTCAGGCACTTCTGCATAGTGCCATTGAAAGCATTTTTCATCAAGGGATGGATCTGATCTTTCTTCTCTTTCAGATACTTGTCTATTTGCTCATTTTGTTTATTCCCATGTTTCTTCACAGCAAGACGGAAAATGTGGATGTAGATTTCAGTGACTGTGTGATGATAGTTGCATACAGTGTCATTTTTAAACTTAATCAAGTCTAATCATGAATGCGTACAATGGAACATGACTAAGACTGAAGAGCTCTTGATTCTTCAAAACAGCTTCTACAAGAACAGGATCATGACCCAACATCTTCTGATAGTAAGTGTTGATAGACTCTGCACTGAATCCTTGTACATACACGGTCCGTGTCGGCCAGTCAGAGAAAAGTGGATCATCTTCCTCCTCTGATCTGCATGTGATCACAATCTTGGCATCCGGCAGGAGCTCGTGCTTCATGATCTTCCACAAGATGGATTTTTTTCCCAAATCCATCACACCATCAAACACGATGACAACATTCTCAGAGTTTTCCTCAATATCTTGAAACacttcttttttgtctttttccatTGGTTTTATATACACATCAAACAAAAGAGACTCCAAGCTGGTAACACTATTGTGAGCCAGAACACTTTGATCAAAGTAAAACATGTAGTCTATCTGTCTCTCATCCTTCTCTGCCCAAAGACGCAGCATTTCCTGGACCACTGTAGTCTTTCCTACTCCAGGTTTGCCGATGATGAGGATGCTTTTGTCCTTCCATCTCAGGAGGTCCTCAGGTGATAACACTTGACCCTCGGTAGGAATGTAAGCTCTCAGTTTtgtgcattttttgtttttcaaatatattttgtctTGAGGAGTTTTTACCGCAGAGCCGGTCTCTAAAACAAGAGGAATAAAACTGAAGTTTCCTTGTACCTTGTCATCTTTATATTTACAGCAACTTTCCCTTTGGTCCTTCAGTAAACTTTCCGCTTTCTTTTTGAGCTGTGTCTGGTAGTTTTTACAGGACTTTGTACctaaaattagcaaaaaaaaaaaaaaacaacaaaacatcaaAAATTGTATTGGAAAAGGTTgttttttgtatgtgtatgtgttatatatatatatatatatatatactttttttgtacCCACCAAATAAACAGCTGGGCTTTGCATCTTCATCTCTGAAGGGAAAACAGCGGATCCTGGTGTGTAAATCAGGATCTAATGTCCTCTTCTTAGTGTCATTCAGAAACTTGAGTAATTCATAACTGGCCAGTTCACCTTTTTTAATGACCCAGTCCAGTATACATCTGGCTTTATCAAACTCTGTCTTCTCACCTGTCAGATCATTGACGTTATCGTCATTGAAAACCTTCTTCTGCTTAAGATTCTCAATGATCAGAGGAAGGTTTTTCATGTGTTTCACCAGGTCGCTCCTGGTCTTTTCGAGGTACTCTGTAGCAGATTGCTGTGCACACGCCATACTGCAGGCCTTTCAAACCTGAGGGAAAAGACATTCATTAATGATATTTATTATCTAgctttaaattcacatttaatatttattatttccaGATGTGAACAAAAGACTAGTACATTCACTGGACTAAATCCATCATCCAGAGGTCCGTACACAAAATAAACATCATCAATATAAATAAAGCTGCATATATTCTGCCCTGGTGGGGGGGGTTATATTGGGATAGCCTTTtattggtggcttgttaaaaccaCTCAATGGAATAAGTCCCAAAACACAATGGAAatcatttttaatggttttaaaagtTGATAGTAGTGTTGTCCCTAAATTTCAGTTTTCGggaccgataccagtgaaaatccacggttctctgtaccaatttgaccagagcaaaacacaaaaacactaatTAAACATTTGACTACACTTTCATTTAATCCAAACTGTGCATATTTTTTGTTGGTTACATATAGCGATAGACAGGGAGCCTgtgtttgatcagtttagccttctcaaatcatcacgactcacctaaaataaaatctatagatataaaacagttgaagccagggacgtgcggtcagggtaggcagggtaggcagtgcctcaccaaaggaaatgttgacattacatttattaattccaagagctttattaattcaccacattattaattgcattaattttatttcaaatattattttttgtaacaacaattttcaggaatacacataatatactcattttgccattgtttgctcctaaaaaccgttgtttcatgcaggaaattcaaaagccatggccattgaggcagaggtgagcggtgcctctatggtccatagaacgtagtttatgtagatttgcgcatgcgcagtcagttctcatgctgtcttgaattatcaacattgaggcagagaccgagcttgcttcatgtcacgtgatctactcgctctcactcaatccgcgcgcttcccgaatactagcatctagtatacttgcgtgtcggtgtgtgcgcctagcagtttgtaggagcgaataagctgtttttgtactttaaagctgtactgctgacgcaatgttttctgactgtagcgccgtcaccagaccaaaagtgtgtgtgtgtgtgtgtgtgccctgcAAACACGTCCACTTGGGGCCCACATGGGCCTCACTTGGGCTAGTTGGGCTTTGGCTGGGCATGGGCTCAGAGTGGGCTTTATTGTTGGGCCCCACATGGGCATTATATGGGCTAAACTAGTGGGCTCCAGGGCTCCACAagatattatgtttttatatataatatattcaaaattaattGTGTCAGACATGGATGCTTTTTTTAACAATAGCCACTGGGCTAGGGTCactttttatatgaattttattagACTATTAAGCTATTTAGAAGCCATAGCAATTTAATAGTGGTCTGAAGCACTATACAACTTTCAACAGACAAGTTTGCCACAGCAGATTTCTCCACAAAATGTTCAAACCTAAAGTAAGCAGTGCGCACTGTGTGCAGTGCACATCGAGAACGCTCCACCCCCATCACTGAGCGAAAGAAGTTTGCCCAGCAACAATTTTGCCGCCTTGAGTCTGCTGTCCGTTAAGGATCCATTACGGTGTCGTGTGGACAAAAGACAGGTAAGAATCTGCCTCAATGTATAATAAACAGGAGATGATTTTACAGTATGATGTATGTTAACCAAAAGCTTTTTTGGAAAGTATTAGTTAAGAGGCCAGGAACTAGCTTTTCGCGAATGTAAACCATTAAACCTGGTTAAAGCATATGCGTTGAACAGACGAGTTTAATGTATTAAGTCAAGATCATACATAGCTTATTTTGAGTGGTTGATTTGAATATATTGTTTAGAAGGATTTGATTGTGAACTTGTTAGCAAGGCAGTCGAACAGGCATAGTTCTAGTTCGCAAGCTGTTAAAAAAGCTCTAAAATGCCCATTTCTCCGCTTTTACCATCTGGTGGCATTTTAATGTTTGCACTTGTTGCATTTACAGTTAAAGCAAAAACACTGATGAAAGTCCACTTGAATGTCAGCAATGTTTTATCGGCTAGGGTGTTGTGCCAAGGCACTCATTGCCGCCAGGATTTGCATCCCCTGGCCGCGGGAGCACGCACAGAAGCGGAGTTTAACTGTTGCACTACGAATTCACCTCTTAAATGGAACAAATAGCGACGTGGAAGGGTTTTCCATAGTAATAATGGACtcatttatctaaataaatatgtttatttgtctgTTACATTAAGGCGACGTGTGAATTGTTTAATGCGTCGTTTAATATTGTGTATTTATCGACAGTGTTTTCCAAAGTTCCATATTGCCATGCACGTTAGCTACATAGGCCGACTGATACAGGGGTTTTCCTACATTTTTTCGCGGCCGCCATAGCAAAAACATTTGTCCCGCCATTTGATCGGTGAATGACTGCGGTGCTGGGCGAATATaagaacgagcagagagagagcgagccacgcccggctgcgcgcgcacagTCTCACCGTGTTCAAAccacagactgtataaaaacaggttcaaacacgaacgagcagagagagagcCCCGCCCGGCCGCGCGCGCGCGCACTCTCGCCGTCTTAAAACAGCACGAGCGCTGTCTGGCTCTCTCTACCTCGCGCATATTAATATAAATCAATTGAAACACGATAGTAAAGGGTTAGGCCTTAACAGAGAGATAAATGCTATCTTTCAAAGAGTTTACTTATCAAATTGAAGGCTACTAGAAGAACAGATGGTAAAATCAGCCACATTAATACCAGCTTCACCAAACTACAGTATATGATTTGCAATTGTACTCTAGAGTTTGTCATTCCCGATCCCCTGTAAtcataactaaaaactaaaatgcttttttttattttctattttttttatagaaataatgGAGTGTTCAGAAAGAACTAAAAGGAGAAAAATATCAGCGAAAGTGGAGGAACATTTGCGTCTCCTTGAAAAGGAGTCTATGATTGATGATTTGTTGGCACATGATTCTGAAAAGGAATACCCACTGGATGATTTGTTAGAGCATACTGAAAGCGAAGATTCCACAGACACTTTCTACGATGCTTGTGATCAGAACTGTTTTGAGAATTCGTCAAATGATTTAGAAGATGAAAATTCCTCAGATTCTTTTTATGATTTTAACATTTCCTCATTTGATGATTTGGATTCTGAAAACCAGGTGCCTGGTTGTGATAGTGACTGTGATTTGCATGGAGATGTATGTTCTGACTTGgaagatgataatgatgatgattcgCATGGGCTTGCAGAGTGGGCTGCAGAATTCAACATACCACAAACAGCGCTGTCTGCACTTCTTAAAATCCTAAGGAGAAAGGGTCTTGATATCCCAATGGATGGCAGAACTCTTATGTCAACTGACAGATCTTGCAATGTGGCGAATATGGCTGGGGGGTCCTACTACCACTTTGGAATCGAAAATGCTCTCATAGCTGAACTAACATCTTTAGGACATTTAGCAAATGTGACTGATACTCTCACACTTCGAATTAACATCGATGGATTGCCCTTATTCCGTAGCTCCAGTATGAGTCTGTGGCCTATTCTGGGTATGATTAAGGAAATTCCAGAGTGTAGTGTCTTTGTAATTGGAGTGTACTCTGGTGCGTCCAAACCCGCAAATGTGCAAGAGTATTTACAAGAATTCATTGTAGATATGAAAGCCGTTTctcacagtggtattgtgtacaATGGTGTACATTTCAGGGTACCATTACCCGATGCTTTTATTTGTGATGCACCTGCTCGTGCCTTTCTTAAATGCTCCAAAGGCCATACGGGCTATTATGGGTGTGAGAGGTGCACTCAAAAAGGCCAGTACATTAATGGGAAGGTGGCTTATCCTGAAATATCAGCAGAGCTCAGGACAGATGAGCAATTTGGTAGGCAAGGCTATCAACAGCACCAACTGTCAGCCTCCCCCCTAAATGATCTGGGTATAGGTTTAGTTACCAGTTTTGTGTTAGATTATATGCACCTTGTCTGCTTGGGGGCAATGCGTAAGTTAATATTTCTTTGGTTGAAGGGGCCGCTGAAATGCAGGCAATCTATGAAGTTTTTTGTTGTAATGTCAGCATATATGGTTTCTATCAGGCAATATTTACCTAGCAATTTTGCAAGGAAACCACGATCCTTGTTTGAATTCAGCACATGGAAAGCTACAGAGCTTCGGCAATTTTTACTTTACACTGGGCCTGTTGTTCTCCTAAATAATATACCCAGTATAATGTACAGAAACTTTTTACTTCTATCGGTATCTATGAGAATTCTTCTGAGTCCTGCCTTATGTTCTCCTGACAATTGTGACTATGCTGAGGAGATTTTGAAACTCTTTGTAACAGATTTTGCTGCAATTTATGGCGCTGAATTTGTCAGCTATAACATGCATTCATTGATCCACCTAGCTCAAGATGCACGAAAATTCGGCCCGTTAGATAGTGTTTCAGCTTTTCCCTTTGAGACATTTTTAGGTAAACTGAAAAAACTTGTCCGTCGGCCTCAAAACCCTGTCCAACAACTCGTCAGGCGAATCCATGAGAAGCCGAAAGTGGCAAGCCAAAAGACCACATCAGTTTTCAGCCCACTTAAACAGCTCCACTTTTCTGGACCATTGATTAATTCAATTGCAACATGGGAACAATACAGGCATTACAATGATGGACAGACACTGATCTCCTCCTCTCGTGGCGATAACTGTTTTTCTGTAGGGGGAAGGATTCTTATTGTGCggaacattttgtcacattctgGAACTGTTAAAGTCCTGTGTAATTTCTTTGAAACTGCCAAATCCTTTTTCACCTATCCAATGGACTCATCATGTCTTGgaattctttttgtttttaatttatctgAAGACTTGCAGCTGTTACCTGTGGAggagttaaaaacaaaaatggtgtTATTGTCATTCAAGACTGGATACGTGGCATTGCCACTCCTGCACTAGtgtgctatttattattattattttttattgtttgttttaatttttttttgtatgtatttgtttttctttaagcATGTTACCTTTCGCGATAGTTGAATTTATAAATAGTGGAGGATTGGCAGTTATACTGACCAAGTGGTTTATCGGGCCTGAGGAGGATGAATGCTACTGGCCACCAGCAAGGATGAACATGGCAAAGGCGGTCATAGAGCAACAGGACCCTCACACTGACTGGGCGACATACAAGTTGACTGTCAAGAGAAAAGTCGGTAAGGTGTCCATTTGTATGAGATTATCTGACATGATGAGTTCACTGTTGGTTCGGTTTAAATTAGCTCTGAATGAAACTAATTGCCACTCATTTGTCTGTCTCCCAAAGCAACGTATGAAATTGCCCGCACAAAATTAGTCGAGTATGAACAGAACACAGATGTACCAACCGAATCTGATTCTACAGAGAATATGGGAAGGGGGAAGCGCAAAAAGAGGTGAGGGTATTtgaactactactactaaatggATGATGAAAATTTGAATTTCCCAATGACAAAGGAAGGACAAGTTTTGTGGGAGTTTTGTTaagtgtaccgtattttccggactagaagtcacacttttttttcatagtttggctggtcctgcgacttatagtcaggtgcgacttatttatcaaaattaatttgacatgaaccaagagaaaacatgagcGTCTACAggcgcgagagggtgctctatgctgctcagtgctcctgtagcataCCCCtgaaaacatttactgaaaactgttaactgaaatattaacttaaagaCAACTGAAAAAGACTTAatgcaaacaaaatgcccccaaaagaaaatcCTGTTCTGCAGATTACAAACTGCAGGTAGATAAATATGCAGCCGATCTGATAGGtgacaggagcactgagcagcatagagtgccctctcgcggctgtagacggtaatgttttctattggttcttggttctaaatcaatgcgacttatagtccagtgcgacttatatatgtttttttcctagtCATgaaatatttttggactgatgcgacttatacttaggtgcgactaaTAGTCCTGAAAAATATGGTATTTGGCTCAAAGCTGTCAAAACAAGGGAGGTAGACAACAGATATACAATTaaccaataaataaaattaaatgtaatcaattaataaaagtaataatcacATGTTTAGAGGGTTAAAAGAGATGTATACAAAAGGATGTGTGCATGCCTGAAGGGGGAATGGGGTGTTGGAACAGATGCTAAGGATCCATGTGAGTGTCTCTCTGGTACCCAGAGTGTTGTCATACTGTATAAAGATCAGTCATGGAAATTCTCTGGTGGAAATGTATACGAACCCTGTGTATAGTGGTATCATCTGTTgtccaaaatgtatatatatttttttttaaccaactgTTTTTTAAAGTGCTTTAACTCATTGATTGTGCTTGTATGTTATAAATTTCTAGACGAGTGATTTTGTccagtgaggatgaggatgatgacaaTTGGTCCGGCAGCCAAATCAGGCCTACACCTCCATCCACCCTCAGGTAATCACCTCCACATTGTaaatttttttaccattttggtGATGATCATTTCCTTTGGTTGGGTGGTTTGATTCTTGGCTTTTTTTTCTGCGAGTTTGGGTCTTTGAACAGTGTTTAGCAAAACACATAATTTGttgcttagaaagaaagaaaccaaGATGATCAAGTTTTCAGCCCCATAAACTAGAATAAATCACTAATCTTATTTTTGACAAAAACGATTAGAACATCTGAACCTGTTTGTTCTTAATAACAACTTTTGTTTCGAATAGACACAAAATGTTGAATTGCCTCAACTTCAAAGGATTTGTTAGAGAATAGTTGCACATCTCCAGAAAACAAATAATGTCAAGTTGACtcaactaaactttttttttttgtatcacagACAACTTATTTTCAGTTCGTACTGTTATTTACAAAAGTTGAGTCAAAAAGAAAAAGCTAGGGGAAATTAGTActaagattttttgttgttgttgtacgaGATTTTTACAGTGTTGATTTTTGTACAGTGCATCCACCCTCAGGTCTGTGCTGACACCGCCACTGCCTCCATCCACCCTCAGTTCTTCACCATCATCTGCTAGGCCGACATTTCCACCACCTCTGGGTAACCTTAGATGGCCTGATGTTTCAACCCATCACCACGTCACCATGTCACCAGAAACCTCTCAAAGACAAATCAGGGGCAACATGTTTGTTCGCATTTTAACACTGATTGAGGAGATGAAAGAGACACAAAAAATCCAGGGGAGGATGTTACAAACGCTTCTACAACAGCGTGGCAACATCGGCACCACCTTCTCTTCTACCCCCGAGGGTTTCCCCCTAAAGACAGTTAGGGATGTGGAAATCATGGAAGAAAAACTGGCAAACCCAAACTTCATGTCCGAGTTGGTATGTATGTTAAGTCTAGGGTAGTGcaactaaattaaattttattgggGGGCTTGCAGTGAATTTGATCTGAAACTTCCCAAGAGTGCTCACACTAGGGGTGGAACGGAACACAGAAGTCACGGCTCGGTTCATACCTTGGTTCAGGCATCACGGTTCAGTACGAGTTCGGTACAATGGAgggaaaagcaaaaataaaaaaaataaaaaatgtacaaggcatttatttttattttgcatgtctcaggCTGTACCACCGaagtaaaataaatgtcttaaaccttgtattttttaaataagttttattaATAAAGGCATAGAACCAGTTTATTTGTAGTGCACTGACAATTTTTGACAAGTTTTAGATAAttagtttattaaattaataaagagaCAAAAAATACCTTGAGATATGTTTGGTAATTGTATCTGaatgaatttaaaattaatttgctaTATTTCAGATCAATATATTTGTTTTCCTTCATTTTAATTAACACTAACTTTATTCTCATCTGAATTATAAATACTTTATTTCTGTATAAAATAATACtaccattaaaaacattttatatttatttttttaatcaatgtagtGATGCCCCTACCATTTCGATTCAatacgaatacatgtaccgttcCACGCCTAGCTCACACCCATGCTTCTGGCAGTTCTTTCATGTTGAGTGGTTTACTCCAGTGAGCAATATACTGTAGATAAATTTGCTTTGTATTGCCTTTGTTCCCCCTCAGGTTGCAGCTGTGACTGACATAGGTGGGGGGACTGTTGACGAGGCCACAAAAAGGATGATGACTTTTCTCCTAGACCATGGCCTATCCAGGCAGTATAACTTTGTGGGCCGAAATGGGAAGAGAGAGTTCAAGGCCTTAAAACTGTATGAAGTAATATATGGTAGGTGTGCATGTGGATAAAGTTTTAAGTTGTACCCATAATAGAAATGTGTCACAATACCCTAACGTTATAAACATGTCGATTTTAAATATTGTGAATGAAGCGTTTGTTGTCCTGGCTGAGCAGTGTGTTCGCACATGTCTCTCAGTTGCTTAGCTTGTGTGTTCAAGAGAATGtgttatttctaataataatcttaatttatatagctcttttttAACATAGTTGTCTTTACAGTCCTGGCTGAGAGTTGTGTAGTAAGTCACCgttttatttgtttcttgaaGGAGGCTTAAAGAAAAACGCCATGACCAGCCAAATCACCCGTAAAGATGCCGAGAAGGCGGTCTCCAAGTGGCTCATTGGTGCTAGGGACCGGGGGGGGGTAATAGACAGGCCCGACAGACAACCCCTCTACAAGGACTTCAGGCTTCAGGCTCGTTTGAGGTGGAAAGAAACTAATTCTGTTTGTGACAGTGAGGGAACACTGTGCAAAAGCATGTTgtcataaatttaaaataaataaaatgtaattaattgtatTACTGGTATCCTTGTTATTTTAGCTTGTTTAACCCAAGGTGTTCGGGTCTGTGAGACCCAGTTTCAATGTTTGCTAAAAGAAAAAGTTACGCTATTTATTAACTGTGTCCTCCTCCTAACTGGGCCTGCTGTGTCTTGTCTGTGtgcgaatgttttttttttctgcacctgCTATTCACACACAAAGTTACAAAATTGTTACATTTCAAGCACTTTCACCTATTCTTAATAAAGTTCTAAGAAATGAGCaccaataatgataaaaaatcttgtttctatttttttattttttacattttttataattgaatTTCCATGTTTTCTCACAAAAAAAACTATCATATGATCATAATTGTTATCTCACAGGGGTAAATGGCAAATAAGAACCATAAATTATGTATATACCATTGGTAATATTGAGCTAAAGTAAACATCTGTTAAGTATTTTTACATAAATTGTTATGGCTGTATTGATTTAAAAGCCTAATAATGTGGTGGGTCCACCAGACTCGGGGATATTGGCTGtgtaacaaaaatattaacatcTTACAATTGTTAAAGAACTGTATGGGCTGACTGTAAAATAAGAATGAAAATTTGAATTTGTTCAAATTCCCCAAAAATGAATTTGTTAGCCCataataataatggttattaCCCATATGGGTATAATAGCAGGGACCCATAATCAGCCCACATGGGGCCCAGCTAGTCTGGGCCCCAGATGGGAGAAACCTGGGTTGCCCAAGTGGGTTTTAGCTAGGGCCCATGTGAAGCCCACCTTCAGCCCATCTGGGCTTGCCCACATGGGGCCACCATGGAACCCCCGGACAAAATTAACTGGGCCCCATCTGGGCAGCCCAGATGGGGCCCACTCaccagcccatatccatcccttATGGGCCCCACATGGGTGTGTtgacagggtgtgtgtgtgtgtgtgtgtgtgtgcgccgtggctgtctgtgcgcgtttgcgcattttgatggagtgactaggctgccgcgccgcctccttctctgtgtcccgcacaaaacatttgtttgttgtataagtcataagatagatgtgtccattaatttgattattatatttgattgtgcattagcctcacatgactgactttgctgaatgcaggcagcgatctgatgatgcctaaaatgaacttgggttgctaaattaactgaatgaatatatgaacatatattccacacattgataggtcacagcctacccatgacaagatttcaccgcacgttactggtTGAAGCATATAACAATGCTTAAacgcatgcgcgtaatttgcacggggcaaattaccccccaaaaaaaccccccccaaaaatcagatccagctaatataacccccccaatatcatcacatcattcagattaaaatagatatgaaatattcagaatgaatacttttgttcattttctttattaatttcatttgccagcaagaaagatagtatcatattttaaataatctgtaatgtaccccccgcccaccgcaccgatttggtattaccaaagtctctggtattacccaacccgctttctgtaccaagtttgttcactattttgcgcagtcgatgggatgaatggttggagaaagctgacggaaagatgaaaaggacactgaaaggcagccagacaacgattttttattgtttgtcgacaccagccaaaaaaaaagaaaaaagaaaaaaaaaagaaaaacgaaaaatcctgaccaaacggaggtacccttaagttagctgttaagttagctcagcgtttctcaaagtgtggggaatagaaacatgacaaacaggttttgtgcccatcttttaaattccgttatttattgaccatacactcaaaacaaagacacatttaaatgtaagccttgacgttacttaacctcttcacacgtaagtttaaaagtatttcaaggctaccgttattgatcgtagtatcgctttatggttcccatggagacgcgccattcattgcttgtcacaccgtagccacaatagtgctgaatgactgatgatctgcttttatttccttttttattcaaaatttcacaaatgtgttagctatagcaggatatatctgatattccgattgtcaaatatgtgcaagtggatgtgttttgttgttcaaacacctttataacgatcgcattacttgagctgtatgcgcaacgtattttaggtatctatcttattaaaatacctaaaaaaatacgtacattattaggaatttaccacctctggttcaatttgagattatttttatttttgtttgt
The sequence above is a segment of the Carassius carassius chromosome 9, fCarCar2.1, whole genome shotgun sequence genome. Coding sequences within it:
- the LOC132149700 gene encoding uncharacterized protein LOC132149700; this translates as MLPFAIVEFINSGGLAVILTKWFIGPEEDECYWPPARMNMAKAVIEQQDPHTDWATYKLTVKRKVATYEIARTKLVEYEQNTDVPTESDSTENMGRGKRKKRRVILSSEDEDDDNWSGSQIRPTPPSTLRSVLTPPLPPSTLSSSPSSARPTFPPPLGNLRWPDVSTHHHVTMSPETSQRQIRGNMFVRILTLIEEMKETQKIQGRMLQTLLQQRGNIGTTFSSTPEGFPLKTVRDVEIMEEKLANPNFMSELVAAVTDIGGGTVDEATKRMMTFLLDHGLSRQYNFVGRNGKREFKALKLYEVIYGGLKKNAMTSQITRKDAEKAVSKWLIGARDRGGVIDRPDRQPLYKDFRLQARLRWKETNSVCDSEGTLCKSMLS